Proteins from one Fragaria vesca subsp. vesca linkage group LG6, FraVesHawaii_1.0, whole genome shotgun sequence genomic window:
- the LOC101309462 gene encoding uncharacterized protein LOC101309462, producing MFNNNSMSISVSDEESDELGRMRVRVRRKRKKLGHRFKNEFVRRVVRNLVKYWALLIFVPAICLLLYEAWSIGWRSTSPVSKSEKSSLVNNASTEKKSEANLNRLDPTTRIIHGIRQRCLPILPPEELEHLEVPLRKDSSSTVKKLVYRTENDDPLLLLGGYNSMSEEHMDVTRFNMFTGNQTLDQRGEMFKVNETVTMNCGFYSEIGGFKISNEDKKYMQSCDIVVSTCAFGGGDDLYQPIGMSEASLRKVCYVAFWDEVTVSTQESAEHKIGEDGFIGKWRIVVVRDLPFADQRLNGKIPKMLAHRLFPHSKYSIWVDSKSQFRRDPLGVLEALLWRTNSVLAISEHGARSSIYDEAKAVVHKNKAKPEEVEVQLAQYRHDGLPEDKRFNGKKALAEASVIVREHTPLTNMFMCLWFNEVVRFTSRDQLSFPYVLWRLKVLKNINMFPVCTRKDLVNSMGHIRKAKPLKI from the exons ATGTTCAACAACAACAGCATGTCAATCTCAGTCTCCGATGAAGAATCCGACGAGCTCGGCCGGATGCGCGTCCGAGTTCGCCGGAAGCGCAAGAAACTCGGCCACCGATTCAAGAACGAGTTCGTTCGCCGAGTGGTGAGGAATCTGGTCAAGTACTGGGCCCTTCTGATTTTTGTGCCCGCCATTTGTTTGCTTTTGTATGAGGCCTGGAGCATCGGCTGGAGATCCACTTCGCCGGTGAGTAAGTCGGAGAAGTCGAGTTTGGTGAACAATGCGAGCACGGAGAAGAAATCCGAAGCCAATTTGAATCGGCTTGATCCTACCACTCGGATTATTCATGGCATTAGGCAAC GTTGCTTGCCGATTTTACCTCCTGAAGAACTTGAGCATTTGGAGGTGCCTTTGCGCAAAGATTCCAGTAGCACTGTTAAGAAATTGGTATACAGAACTGAGAATGATGACCCTCTGTTGTTGTTAGGAGGGTACAACAGCATGTCCGAAGAGCACATGGACGTGACGAGATTTAATATGTTCACTGGGAATCAAACTCTAGATCAGAGAGGTGAAATGTTTAAG GTAAATGAAACTGTTACCATGAACTGTGGTTTCTACAGTGAAATTGGTGGGTTTAAGATCTCAAATGAAGACAAGAAATACATGCAAAGCTGTGACATTGTAGTCTCCACTTGTGCATTTGGTGGTGGAGATGATCTTTATCAACCGATTGGAATGTCAGAGGCATCCCTTCGGAAG GTTTGCTATGTTGCCTTTTGGGATGAAGTTACTGTCAGTACTCAGGAATCAGCTGAACATAAAATTGGTGAGGATGGATTTATTGGGAAATGGCGCATTGTGGTTGTAAGGGATCTGCCTTTTGCGGACCAAAGGCTAAATGGAAAAATCCCAAAA ATGTTGGCACATCGTCTTTTTCCTCATTCAAAGTATTCCATTTGGGTAGATTCAAAGTCCCAATTTAGGAGGGACCCTTTAGGTGTTCTGGAAGCCCTTCTTTGGCGTACCAATTCTGTACTTGCGATCTCAGAACATGGAGCCCGCAGTAGCATTTATGATGAGGCAAAGGCTGTTGTCCACAAAAACAAGGCAAAACCGGAAGAAGTTGAGGTGCAGTTGGCTCAGTACCGTCATGATGGATTGCCAGAAGACAAGAGGTTCAATGGAAAGAAAG CCCTTGCTGAAGCATCTGTTATCGTGAGGGAGCATACCCCGTTGACTAATATGTTTATGTGCCTCTGGTTCAATGAGGTAGTTCGTTTCACTTCTCGCGATCAACTCAGTTTCCCATATGTACTGTGGAGGTTGAAAGTACTCAAGAACATCAACATGTTCCCTGTGTGCACCCGCAAAGATCTTGTTAATAGTATGGGCCACATACGCAAGGCTAAGCCTCTGAAAATTTGA
- the LOC101311500 gene encoding uncharacterized protein LOC101311500: MGFLIDFASFLLPWMWPALTQKAKDGGLDMIQTYVFWDGQDPSPGKVTGWGTDWFIQIAEGFGTRIFIEDLTRLDNQFQTFTEVFELVVSGFEAAKDVYGQNIQNRFCGSAFCNRASSGRFKLKLLQNQFLCLSSWNQGIGSLGGLFQGVFGFWLSARHGEKANE, translated from the exons ATGG GTTTTCTAATCGATTTTGCCAGTTTCCTACTTCCTTGG ATGTGGCCGGCTTTGACTCAGAAGGCCAAAGATGGAGGCTTGGACATGATACAAACCTATGTGTTTTGGGATGGGCAAGATCCAAGCCCAGGAAAG GTGACAGG TTGGGGAACCGATTGGTTCATCCAGATTGCAGAAGGTTTTGGAACCAGGATTTTCATAGAG GATTTGACTAGGTTGGATAATCAATTTCAAACCTTTACTGAGGTTTTCGAATTAGTTGTGAGTGGTTTTGAAGCTGCGAAAGATGTCTATGG TCAAAACATCCAGAATAG ATTCTGTGGCTCTGCGTTCTGTAATCGAGCTTCGTCGGGGAG GTTTAAGTTGAAGTTGCTGCAAAACCAATTCCTGTGTTTAAGCTCTTG GAATCAGGGAATTGGATCTTTAGGAGGTTTGTTCCAAGGCGTCTTTGGGTTTTGGTTGTCTGCTCGACACGGAGAGAAAGCCAATGAGTGA